From a single Planctellipticum variicoloris genomic region:
- the nadA gene encoding quinolinate synthase NadA, producing MSLPVVTTPPVAEPFEDPLDLMDEIERLKAEKDAVILAHFYVDGDLQDIADYTGDSLKLARDATSVPNSTIVFCGVHFMGESAKILSPEKTILMPDLLAGCSLADSCPADKLAAFQQELRAQGRDFQTVAYINTTAAVKALCDWIVTSGNAREIIDRVPADKEILFVPDQHLGRYLSSVTGRKMILWPGSCMVHEVFSIQDLLRAKRNHPGSEVLAHPECPANILELADMIGGTEKMRKYVASIPEKRVFLVATEANMIHPLQKLAPQHEYIPVPGIMASTGETCACNRCPHMARNTLQKVRNCLRDGKPEIVWQPYYAQAREVLQRSLLQ from the coding sequence ATGTCGCTGCCCGTCGTCACCACCCCGCCTGTTGCAGAACCGTTCGAAGATCCGCTCGATTTGATGGACGAAATCGAACGTCTGAAGGCCGAGAAGGACGCCGTCATCTTGGCCCACTTCTACGTCGATGGCGACCTGCAGGACATCGCCGACTATACGGGCGACAGCCTGAAACTCGCCCGCGACGCGACGTCCGTCCCAAATTCGACGATCGTCTTCTGCGGCGTCCACTTCATGGGAGAATCCGCCAAGATTCTCAGCCCCGAGAAAACAATCCTGATGCCCGACCTGCTGGCCGGCTGTTCCCTCGCGGACAGTTGCCCGGCGGACAAACTGGCGGCATTCCAGCAGGAACTGCGAGCACAAGGTCGGGATTTCCAGACGGTGGCCTACATCAACACCACCGCAGCGGTCAAAGCCCTCTGCGACTGGATCGTCACCAGCGGCAACGCCCGCGAAATCATCGACCGCGTCCCCGCCGACAAAGAAATTCTCTTCGTCCCCGACCAGCACCTGGGCCGGTATCTCAGTAGCGTCACCGGCCGAAAGATGATCCTCTGGCCGGGCTCGTGCATGGTCCACGAAGTCTTCAGCATTCAGGATCTCCTCCGGGCGAAGCGCAATCACCCCGGCTCCGAAGTCCTCGCCCACCCGGAATGCCCGGCAAACATTCTGGAGCTCGCCGATATGATCGGCGGCACCGAAAAGATGCGGAAATACGTCGCCTCCATCCCCGAAAAGCGCGTCTTCCTGGTGGCCACGGAAGCCAACATGATCCACCCGCTGCAGAAACTGGCCCCGCAGCACGAATACATCCCCGTGCCGGGGATCATGGCCTCGACCGGCGAAACCTGCGCCTGCAACCGCTGCCCCCACATGGCGCGAAATACCCTCCAGAAAGTCCGCAACTGCCTCCGGGACGGCAAACCCGAGATCGTCTGGCAGCCGTACTACGCCCAGGCCCGCGAAGTCCTGCAACGCAGCCTGCTGCAGTAA
- a CDS encoding YjhG/YagF family D-xylonate dehydratase, whose product MPDYSLLDTQNANLWEVTTKAAGPEGQLPLTPELLRDAPSGDLFGLTQNAGMGWRPDQLLRKQFLILSTQGGIRGEDGRPIALGYHTGHFEVGLLMQAAAREFDRLECLPFAGFVSDPCDGRSQGTVGMMDSLPFRNDAAIVLKRLIRSLPTRRGVVGVATCDKGLPAMMMALAAQRDLPCIIVPGGVTLPPAQGEDAGKVQTIGARYAHGEITLEEAAEAGCRACASPGGGCQFLGTAATSQVIAEALGMCLPHSALAPSGQPIWLDAAVRSARAVTELEQRGLAMRDILTPDAFHNAMIVHAACGGSTNLLLHMPAFAYEAGLPLPTVDDWNRLNRQTPRLVDCLPNGPIGHPTIRFFLAGGVPELMLHLRGLGLLKLDALTASGKRLGDILEWWERSERRTRLRNLLVERDGVDPDTVIMAPSVAKERGLTSTVTFPVGNIAPEGSVIKSTSIDKSVIDADGVYRKTGPARVFTTERDAIAAVKGRTHNPIREGDIIVLMCRGPMGCGMEETYQITSALRYLPFGKHVALITDARFSGVSTGACIGHVGPEALDGGPIGKLRDGDRIRIEVDTRNLTGRLDFIGEPGHEVTPEAGAMILAAREPGSALCADPRIPPETRLWAMLQRAGGGTWAGCIYDVDKIIATLEAGTAALRQAEQRRA is encoded by the coding sequence ATGCCTGACTATTCGCTCCTCGATACGCAAAACGCCAACCTCTGGGAAGTCACCACCAAGGCCGCCGGGCCGGAAGGACAGCTTCCTCTGACACCGGAGCTGCTCCGGGACGCTCCCAGCGGGGACCTGTTCGGCCTGACGCAGAACGCGGGGATGGGCTGGCGGCCCGATCAGCTCCTGCGGAAGCAGTTTCTGATCCTCAGCACGCAGGGGGGGATTCGGGGTGAAGACGGCCGGCCGATAGCGCTGGGCTATCACACCGGGCACTTCGAAGTCGGCCTGCTCATGCAGGCGGCGGCCCGGGAATTCGACCGGCTGGAATGCCTGCCGTTCGCCGGCTTCGTCAGCGATCCCTGCGACGGACGTTCGCAGGGGACGGTCGGCATGATGGACAGCCTGCCGTTCCGCAACGATGCCGCGATCGTGCTGAAACGATTGATCCGCTCGCTGCCGACGCGGCGGGGTGTCGTCGGCGTCGCGACGTGCGACAAAGGACTGCCGGCGATGATGATGGCGCTGGCGGCTCAGCGCGATCTGCCGTGCATCATTGTGCCCGGCGGCGTCACGCTCCCGCCGGCACAGGGGGAAGACGCCGGTAAAGTGCAGACGATCGGCGCCCGGTACGCCCACGGAGAGATCACCCTCGAAGAAGCGGCCGAAGCCGGCTGCCGGGCCTGTGCCTCGCCGGGGGGGGGCTGCCAGTTTCTGGGGACCGCGGCGACGTCGCAGGTGATCGCCGAGGCGCTGGGCATGTGCCTGCCGCACTCGGCGCTGGCCCCGTCCGGCCAGCCGATCTGGCTGGATGCGGCCGTCCGCTCGGCTCGCGCGGTGACCGAACTGGAACAGCGCGGACTGGCCATGCGGGATATTCTGACGCCGGATGCGTTTCATAATGCGATGATCGTGCATGCGGCCTGCGGCGGTTCGACGAACCTGCTGCTGCATATGCCCGCGTTTGCGTATGAAGCGGGGTTGCCGCTGCCGACGGTCGATGACTGGAACCGCCTCAACCGCCAGACGCCCCGGCTGGTGGACTGTCTTCCCAACGGTCCGATCGGCCACCCGACCATCCGTTTCTTCCTGGCGGGGGGCGTGCCGGAACTGATGCTGCATCTGCGCGGGCTGGGGCTGCTCAAGCTCGACGCCCTCACGGCGTCCGGCAAGCGGCTGGGGGACATTCTCGAATGGTGGGAACGCTCCGAAAGGCGGACCCGGTTGAGAAATCTCCTGGTCGAACGGGACGGCGTCGATCCCGACACCGTGATCATGGCTCCGTCGGTTGCGAAGGAGCGGGGGCTGACCAGCACGGTGACTTTTCCGGTCGGGAACATTGCTCCGGAAGGATCGGTTATCAAGAGCACGTCGATCGACAAGTCGGTCATCGATGCCGACGGCGTCTACCGCAAGACCGGTCCTGCGCGTGTCTTCACGACCGAACGGGATGCCATCGCCGCGGTGAAGGGGCGGACGCACAATCCCATCCGCGAGGGGGATATCATCGTCCTGATGTGCCGCGGGCCGATGGGCTGCGGGATGGAAGAGACTTACCAGATCACGTCGGCGCTGCGGTATCTGCCGTTCGGAAAGCATGTGGCGCTGATCACCGACGCTCGGTTTTCGGGCGTGTCGACCGGGGCCTGCATCGGGCACGTCGGCCCGGAAGCTCTCGACGGCGGTCCGATCGGCAAACTGCGGGATGGCGATCGGATCCGGATCGAGGTCGACACCCGGAATTTGACCGGTCGGCTAGACTTCATCGGGGAACCGGGGCACGAGGTCACTCCTGAGGCGGGGGCGATGATTCTCGCGGCTCGCGAACCGGGATCGGCTCTCTGCGCCGATCCGCGCATTCCCCCGGAAACCCGCCTGTGGGCGATGTTGCAGCGGGCGGGCGGCGGGACCTGGGCCGGCTGCATCTATGATGTGGATAAGATTATTGCGACCCTCGAAGCGGGAACGGCGGCGTTGCGTCAGGCGGAACAGCGCCGGGCGTGA
- a CDS encoding Uma2 family endonuclease, giving the protein MATAELIKPLTTADLLAFPDDGIDRWLIRGELREEPMTKRNRWHSIVLVVLSSLLHEWRTRSGAGGYIMGGEAGCILTHDPDTAVGIDVAYFSQEVIDRQGDDTTLVDGAPILAVEIHSPSDTQQNIREKTEVYLDSGVKLVWNVDPHSKTITVVGQDRLPVLYNITQTITGEPWLPGLTIAVKDVFPY; this is encoded by the coding sequence ATGGCGACTGCCGAACTGATCAAACCGCTGACGACTGCGGACCTGCTGGCGTTTCCGGACGACGGTATCGACCGCTGGCTGATCCGAGGGGAATTGCGGGAGGAGCCCATGACGAAGCGCAATCGTTGGCACAGCATTGTACTGGTAGTTCTGTCCAGCCTGCTTCATGAGTGGCGAACGCGGAGCGGCGCCGGCGGATACATCATGGGCGGCGAGGCAGGCTGCATCCTGACTCACGACCCGGATACGGCTGTCGGAATTGACGTCGCGTATTTCAGCCAGGAGGTCATTGATCGGCAGGGGGACGATACGACCCTCGTCGACGGCGCTCCGATACTGGCGGTCGAGATCCACTCGCCATCGGATACTCAGCAGAACATCCGCGAGAAGACTGAAGTCTATCTCGATAGCGGCGTCAAACTCGTGTGGAACGTTGATCCGCACAGCAAAACGATCACGGTCGTCGGTCAGGATCGACTGCCGGTGCTCTACAACATCACGCAGACGATTACCGGCGAGCCCTGGCTGCCGGGACTGACGATTGCGGTGAAGGACGTGTTTCCCTACTGA
- a CDS encoding PIG-L deacetylase family protein, whose amino-acid sequence MVDQKLRILVIGAHPDDCELKAGGVTAMYRAAGHHVKFVSVTNGNAGHQSMLPGPLAERRKTETEAVAELMGIEYEILDNPDGKLLPTLEVRFRLIAMIRRYKPDLILTHRPNDYHPDHRATSTLVCDAAYMVIVPHIVAEVPALRVNPVIAYLSDNFQRPAPFAPTVVIDVEPVLEQILDQLACHESQFFEWLPYTLCQENGFPTDSSLRREYLKEFFGRFNGPLADRYRQQVIETYGPERGAKIRLIEAFEGCEYGSPLTRENAKMLFPMLP is encoded by the coding sequence ATGGTGGATCAGAAACTCCGAATTCTCGTGATTGGCGCCCATCCGGATGATTGCGAGCTGAAAGCCGGCGGGGTGACGGCGATGTACCGGGCCGCCGGGCATCACGTGAAATTCGTCAGCGTGACGAACGGGAACGCCGGGCACCAGTCGATGCTTCCGGGTCCGCTCGCGGAGCGGCGGAAGACGGAGACCGAGGCGGTCGCCGAGTTGATGGGAATCGAGTACGAGATCCTCGACAATCCGGACGGCAAGCTGCTGCCGACGCTGGAAGTCCGTTTTCGGCTGATTGCGATGATCCGGCGGTACAAACCGGATCTGATCCTGACTCACCGACCGAACGATTACCATCCGGATCACCGGGCGACGTCGACGCTGGTCTGCGACGCGGCGTATATGGTGATCGTGCCCCACATCGTGGCGGAGGTCCCCGCCCTGCGGGTCAATCCGGTGATTGCATACCTTTCCGACAACTTCCAGCGACCGGCGCCGTTTGCTCCGACGGTGGTGATCGACGTCGAGCCGGTGCTGGAGCAGATTCTCGATCAGCTCGCATGCCACGAGTCGCAGTTTTTCGAGTGGCTGCCGTACACGCTTTGCCAGGAGAATGGCTTTCCGACGGATTCCAGTCTCCGCCGGGAGTATCTCAAGGAGTTCTTTGGCCGGTTCAACGGTCCGCTGGCGGATCGTTATCGGCAGCAGGTGATCGAGACTTATGGCCCGGAGCGGGGTGCGAAGATCCGGCTTATTGAGGCATTCGAGGGCTGCGAATATGGCTCGCCTCTGACGCGGGAGAATGCGAAGATGTTGTTTCCGATGCTGCCGTAG
- a CDS encoding methyltransferase encodes MPKPREMLAQWISGYWLSQMLHVAARLKLADLIAAGTQTSAALAVATGMHEPSLFRLLRGLASIGVFAETTPRTFVLTPLAEHLRSDHPESVRPMALMLGGVQYEAWADLYDSVETGRPAFDERFGQPLFSWLAERPEEAAEFDAAMTAIHGRETAAAIEAYDFSRYPHLIDVGGGNGSQLLDVLRALPEIRGTVFDLPGVVDRTRNLITEAGFADRCDAVGGSFFEEAPAGADGYVLRHIIHDWNDEQSLQILRTIRNAATESSRLIVIENVIPEGNGPGFAKLLDLTMLVIPGGKERTAEEYRGLFAEAGWELTSITPTAADVSVLEGKVVGG; translated from the coding sequence ATGCCCAAGCCGCGCGAAATGCTCGCACAATGGATTTCCGGGTACTGGCTCTCCCAGATGCTGCACGTCGCGGCGCGGCTGAAACTGGCGGACCTGATCGCTGCCGGGACTCAGACGTCTGCCGCCCTGGCAGTCGCCACGGGGATGCACGAGCCGTCATTGTTTCGACTGCTGCGGGGGCTGGCCAGCATCGGCGTCTTTGCGGAAACAACTCCCCGGACGTTCGTGCTGACGCCCCTGGCGGAGCATTTGCGATCAGACCATCCGGAGTCGGTCCGGCCGATGGCGCTGATGCTGGGGGGCGTGCAGTACGAAGCGTGGGCAGATCTGTATGACAGCGTGGAGACCGGCCGGCCGGCCTTCGACGAGCGGTTCGGACAGCCGCTGTTTTCGTGGCTCGCCGAGCGTCCCGAAGAAGCGGCCGAGTTTGATGCGGCGATGACCGCGATCCACGGTCGGGAGACTGCTGCCGCGATCGAGGCGTACGACTTCAGCCGGTATCCCCACCTCATCGATGTCGGGGGCGGGAACGGCAGCCAGTTGCTGGATGTTCTCCGCGCGCTGCCGGAGATTCGCGGCACGGTGTTTGATCTGCCGGGCGTGGTGGATCGCACCCGGAACTTGATCACCGAGGCGGGGTTCGCGGACCGGTGCGACGCCGTTGGCGGCAGCTTCTTTGAAGAGGCGCCCGCGGGGGCGGATGGCTATGTCCTGCGGCACATCATTCACGACTGGAACGACGAGCAGTCGCTGCAGATTCTGCGGACGATCCGCAACGCGGCCACGGAATCGTCGCGGCTGATTGTGATTGAGAACGTGATCCCGGAAGGGAACGGCCCCGGCTTCGCCAAGCTGCTCGACCTGACCATGCTCGTCATCCCCGGCGGCAAGGAACGGACGGCCGAAGAATACCGGGGGCTGTTTGCCGAAGCGGGCTGGGAACTGACGAGCATCACGCCGACGGCCGCGGATGTGAGTGTGCTGGAAGGAAAAGTGGTTGGTGGATAG
- a CDS encoding cytochrome c codes for MLDFRCAVIVAATLFPAGVVRAVEPAAADAASPAAGWNVLRTHAFLPADFDDEVFDRLWTVWPEPDRSTAEAATPLDRRKLMFEYYGLVPTPDDPECRGRPLGYISNGGDGWVMTCLACHGGSVAGQVIPGLGNSHYALQTLTEDVRLVKLQVKKRLTHMDLGSLKIPLNITNGTTNSVIFGVLLGALRRPDMSVDLSHPVLQVLDHDVDAPPYWNVKKKSGLYADGFAPNTHRPLMQFILIPSNTREKVYGWENDFRQIHAWIQSVESPRYPWEISEARAARGRTVFEANCSRCHGTYGPDARYEQKTIAINDIGTDRLRFDALTVEHRKWMQVGWMSRYGEDRVIIDPKGYVAPPLDGIWASAPYFHNGSVPTLWHVLHPQERPPVWKRTRDGYDQSRVGLEVTEYDDIPDDVVSPAHRRRYFKTTLPGKNAAGHNYPDDLTEDEKNDLLEYLKSL; via the coding sequence ATGCTCGATTTCCGATGTGCAGTGATCGTCGCGGCGACGCTCTTCCCGGCTGGCGTCGTTCGGGCCGTTGAACCGGCTGCGGCCGACGCTGCATCTCCCGCGGCCGGCTGGAACGTCCTCCGGACGCACGCCTTTCTGCCCGCTGATTTCGATGACGAAGTGTTCGACCGGCTCTGGACTGTCTGGCCGGAGCCGGATCGATCGACGGCTGAAGCTGCGACACCCCTGGACCGTCGCAAACTGATGTTCGAGTATTACGGCCTCGTCCCGACTCCCGACGATCCGGAATGCCGCGGACGCCCGCTGGGATACATCAGCAATGGCGGCGACGGCTGGGTCATGACCTGTCTGGCTTGTCATGGCGGTTCCGTCGCCGGTCAGGTCATTCCGGGCCTGGGCAACTCACACTATGCCCTGCAGACGCTGACCGAAGATGTCCGGCTCGTCAAACTTCAAGTGAAGAAGCGCCTGACACACATGGATCTGGGGTCGCTCAAGATCCCGCTGAATATCACCAACGGCACGACGAATTCGGTGATCTTTGGCGTCCTGCTCGGCGCCCTTCGCCGGCCCGACATGTCCGTCGATCTCAGTCATCCTGTGCTGCAGGTCCTGGATCACGATGTCGACGCTCCGCCGTACTGGAACGTGAAGAAGAAATCGGGCCTCTACGCGGACGGATTTGCTCCGAACACGCATCGTCCGTTGATGCAGTTTATTCTCATTCCTTCGAATACGCGCGAGAAGGTCTACGGCTGGGAGAACGATTTCCGGCAGATCCATGCCTGGATTCAATCGGTCGAATCGCCGCGATACCCGTGGGAGATCAGCGAGGCTCGCGCCGCCCGCGGTCGGACGGTCTTCGAGGCCAACTGCTCCCGCTGCCACGGCACGTATGGCCCCGACGCACGGTACGAACAGAAGACGATCGCGATCAATGACATCGGAACCGATCGGCTCCGTTTTGATGCACTGACCGTCGAGCATCGCAAGTGGATGCAGGTCGGGTGGATGAGTCGCTACGGCGAAGACCGGGTGATTATCGACCCGAAAGGTTACGTGGCCCCGCCGCTCGACGGGATCTGGGCCAGCGCTCCGTATTTTCATAACGGATCGGTCCCGACCCTCTGGCATGTGCTGCATCCGCAGGAGCGACCGCCGGTCTGGAAACGAACCCGCGACGGCTACGATCAGTCGCGCGTCGGCCTCGAAGTCACGGAGTACGACGACATCCCGGACGATGTCGTCTCTCCCGCCCACCGCCGGCGTTACTTCAAGACCACTCTCCCCGGCAAGAACGCCGCCGGCCACAACTACCCGGACGACCTGACCGAAGATGAGAAAAACGATCTGCTGGAGTATCTGAAGTCGCTGTGA